From a region of the Acanthochromis polyacanthus isolate Apoly-LR-REF ecotype Palm Island chromosome 3, KAUST_Apoly_ChrSc, whole genome shotgun sequence genome:
- the LOC110967278 gene encoding ribosomal protein S6 kinase beta-2-like gives MAGVFDIDLETEDISDTEDDVCDFTVTEPENVQTEEVELTSESVNRDSERVGPDCFELLTVLGKGAYGKVFQVRKVQGAQTGKIFAMKVLKKAKIVCNAKDTAHTRAEREILETVRHPFIVDLLYAFQTGGKLYLILECLSGGELFMQLEKEGIFMEDTACFYLGEITLALGHLHSNGIIYRDLKPENIMLSHRGHIKLTDFGLCKESIHDGTVTHTFCGTIEYMAPEILTRSGHNRAVDWWSLGALMYDMMTGSPPFTAENRKKTIDKILKCKLNLPPYLTIDARDLIKKLLKKNPAQRLGSSKADCADIQKHPFFKHINWDDLLNKRVEPPYKPQLQSDEDVSQFDTRFTRQTPVDSPDDTSLSHSAELAFAGFTYVAPSVLESLKEGFSFEPRTRTVRRHNSSPRTPISPLKFCSAGPFKSSIDGEPDLFSPTSPPAAPFPVPLENGAASQPIKTPSRNKKQKGHRR, from the exons ATGGCAGGAGTGTTCGACATTGACTTGGAGACTGAGGACATCAGTGACACAGAG GACGATGTCTGTGACTTCACTGTGACAGAACCTGAGAA CGTTCAGACCGAGGAGGTGGAGTTGACCAGTGAAAGTGTCAACAGAGACAGTGAGAGAGTTGGACCCGACTGCTTTGAGCTCCTAACTGTGTTGGGAAAAGGAGCCTATGGCAAG GTTTTTCAGGTGAGGAAGGTTCAAGGTGCCCAGACTGGGAAAATATTTGCCATGAAGGTCCTGAAAAAG GCTAAGATAGTGTGTAATGCTAAAGACACGGCCCACACACGAGCAGAGCGGGAGATCCTGGAGACGGTGAGACACCCATTCATCGTGGATCTGCTCTACGCCTTCCAGACTGGAGGAAAACTCTACCTCATACTGGAGTGTCTGAGCG GAGGAGAGTTGTTCATGCAGCTGGAGAAGGAAGGCATCTTCATGGAGGACACCGCCTG TTTTTATCTAGGAGAGATCACATTGGCCCTCGGTCACCTCCACTCTAACGGGATTATTTATAGAGACCTGAAACCTGAAAACATCATGCTCAGTCATCGAG GACACATCAAGTTGACTGACTTTGGACTCTGTAAGGAATCAATTCACGATGGAACTGTCACACACACCTTCTGCGGCACCATAGAGTACAT GGCTCCAGAGATCCTGACCAGGTCAGGTCACAACAGAGCAGTGGACTGGTGGAGCCTCGGCGCTCTGATGTACGATATGATGACTGGATCG CCTCCGTTCAcagctgaaaacagaaagaagaccATTGATAAGATCTTGAAGTGTAAACTCAATCTACCCCCCTACCTGACGATCGATGCCAGGGACCTCATCAAAAAG ctGTTGAAGAAGAATCCAGCCCAAAGACTTGGTTCCAGTAAAGCAGACTGTGCTGATATCCAG AAACATCCATTCTTCAAGCACATTAACTGGGACGACCTGCTGAACAAGAGAGTGGAGCCGCCGTATAAGCCGCAGCTG cAGTCGGACGAGGACGTGAGTCAGTTTGACACCAGATTTACCAGACAGACGCCGGTTGACAGTCCAGATGATACCTCACTCAGCCACAGTGCAGAACTCGCCTTTGCT GGTTTCACCTACGTGGCTCCATCGGTCCTCGAGAGTCTGAAAGAAGGTTTCTCATTTGAGCCCCGCACACGAACTGTACGCCGACACAACAGCAGCCCACGCACACCCATCAG TCCTCTAAAATTTTGCTCCGCTGGACCCTTCAAGTCCAGCATTGACGGCGAGCCGGACCTGTTCTCCCCCACCTCTCCACCAGCAGCTCCGTTCCCAGTGCCACTGGAAAACGGAGCTGCCAGCCAGCCGATCAAGACACCTTCGAGGAACAAGAAGCAGAAGGGA